AATCGCTGTCATAGCCATGCACCGGTAGATTGTTGCAGATCTTCGATCCATCCTTGTGGAAGACTCCAATAATCACATGACCGCCCACGGCCAACAGATGATCCAATAGTTCGGTATAGGCTTTCTTTTCATCATCCTCATTGAAGAAATGCAACACGGCTCGATCATGCCATAAGTCTACCGGTCCTAGGTCTCGGAGATGCTCAGGATGCAATAGATCGTCTTCTATCCATTCCACTAGGGTTTGACGATCGGCCAGTCTTTCTCTGAGTATCTGCATAGATGCAGTGCTCAGGTCGCTGGCGGTGATTCCTTGATATCCTTCATCCAAGAGCCTATCGATCAATGTAGATGAACCAACTCCTACATGGAGTTGTCGGGCAGTCTTTGCTATGCCGCTCCTCTGGATCAGATCGAGGGAAGGCCTAGGGTCTTCTTCGTACCAACCTAGTTGCTCGGTAGTCCTGTCGTGATAGACCTGCTCCCACTTCTGCTTGAGTTCTTCTGGATTATAGGTGATCTTGTCGGTCATTCTCAATGGGGTAACTTGTTTCTGAGCATTCCATAGACCAATGTACCTAGCAGCGCTCCGACTATCACAACCAAGATGGCCACATATCCGTGACCTACCAGCACGAACATAGGTCCAGGGCAAGCGCCTACCAGGGCCCAGCCCAGTCCGAAGAAGGTACCTCCAACAAGGTATCTGGCGATGCTTCTGTTCTTGGGACTGAATCGGATCTCATCCCCGTTGATGTTCTTCAATTGGCTGCGTTTGATCCATTGCACGGCAAGTATACCGAGCACAACTGCAGAACCGATGATCCCATACATATGGAACGCATCGAAGCGGAACATCTCGTAAATACGGTACCATGAGACGATCTCTGCCTTGGTCATCAATACTCCGAAGAGTATACCGAGTAAAATGTATTTGATATAATTCATTCTTTTAGAAATCTATGTTCAATACCAGGTTCAAATGGTGTAGGTCGGTGCGGTAGAATTGTTCGTTGAGTGATCTATTGTCTTCGCGGTCGATCTTCCATACATAGAGCACACCCAGTTCCACACCTTCCAATGGATGAGCGAATTCATACTCAGGGAATACCATGACTTGATAGATGGAAGGCACCGCGTATTTATTGAATTCAAAATCATCTTGGGCCGGAGCATCCAATCTGCTCAATCTGGCCTTCATGCCGAATCGACCCGTATTCCTCTCTTTGGTCTTGTATGATGTTTGGATCATATACACATCTGTATTGCCGAGTCCATCCAACCAGAATCTGGGATGAGATGTGTAGAAATTCTCACGTCCGAGTTCCTTGGGGAATAAGAATCTTCCATTGTCAAAAGCATGTAGATAGGCCGTGGTGAACTCCCAGTCGCTCTGAGGAGGGGCATAGCCGAGTTTTATGGAAAGTACATCGGCTGATTCATCCTGCTGGATATAGCGGGCGGTATATTCTATCTCCTTTTGATCAGGCAGAGCGGATTGGTGGACATATTGCAGGCCAAGTATGATTCCCTGATGTTCCCAGTCTGTTTGAAACCAGAGGGTATTCATGCTTTGATCGAAGAGATAGCTCCAGAGTGAAATCTTGATCTCCTCACGTACTTCTCGCTCTATACCCGCTATGGCTATCCAGTGAATTCCTGAGCGGTCGTGGTATTCAGCAGGACTTCCATCAGGTTGGTGTCCGTTGCTCAGTAGACCGATGGCCTCATCCAGATCGTACCATTCGGTCATGCCTCGAGGAGATACACCATCGATATAGCCCAGATAGATATTATGATGCTCGAATTCCTTGATGCGAGTCCAAGCTCCCCGGTAGGCAAAGGGTTTCATACGTCCGTCTCTGCGGAGTAGGAGCGGGCCTTTATTGATGTCCAATTTCCCTACGCGGATATCCGACTCACCGATCGAGTATCTGACAAATAGTTCTTCTAATCGGTCCAGATCCGTAGTCTCGGTGGGTCTCGTGATGTCATAGAGTTCCTTCTCCCACTTGGCACTGCGTCCTATGTGCTCGTCTTCTTCATTCAGGTCCATGCCGAATGCCTCGAAGGTGAAGATGCCCTTCACACCGAAACTCAATCCGTTCCACTCCGCGGTCTCATAGCGCAATGCACCACCTACGGCATTGGTCCAATAGTCCTTCAATTCTCCCTCATGGATGGTGGCCATCGAATAATTACGGATGTGTCCATGCGCAATTCCCTTGGCGAAGAAATCTTTGACCGAGTGGATAGAGTCGTGGTCATGTATCCTGAATTTCCTGTGTTCATCCGGATAGTCGATCTCATGCTGTGAACTAGCAGATAGGGACAGCAGAATGCCCGACAGGATAGCCAGATATGTAAGCGTCAGCTTCAATTCAGAATATGATAGGAAGAATGAAGTAGGTCATGGTCAGGCCACCTATGAAAAAGCCGATCACTGCGATCAGAGACGGTATCTGTAGGTCACTGAGACCGCTGATGGCATGTCCAGAAGTGCATCCTCCGGCATATCGAGCTCCAAAGCCCACTAAGAAACCTCCTCCAAGAAGGATAAGGAGCCCGGGTAGATTGAAGAGTTGTTCCTTGCTGAAGATCTCGCTGGGAAGGAAATTCTCTCCGATGCTTGAAAAGCCCATCGATGCCAATGCCTCTTTGGTACTATCCGCTAGCTCAATGGCTTCTCCATTGCTGAGATAGGTGGAGGCAATGAATCCCCCCAAGATGGCTCCAAGCACGAATGCCAGATTCCAGCGCTGACCCTTCCAGTCGAATTGAAAGAAGTCAGAAAGTTTACCTGCACCTCCTATGGTACACATTGTGCGCAGATTGGCCGACATCCCGAAATTCTTCCCGAAATAGAGAAGAAGGAACATGGTCAAGGCGATCAGGGGGCCGGCTACATACCAAGGCCATGGTTGACTGATGAAATCTATCATGATGTCGATCGATAGGGGTTTACAATGCTAATATCGGTACCAGCATATGGTTCAAGAGATCGGATTCGAGATCTCCTTTAAAAAGTCTTTTGAATCCTTGCCGTTCCAGGTCCAGGGTGACCATCAATTGGATGGAGTATTCCATGAGCAGTTGCTGTACCGAGGTCTCCTTGTCTGCAGTAAATATGACCTGCTTCTGGGCACCTTCCAGTCCATGCTTTTCGATGAATCGATCCATGAGCGATAGGATGACATGCTCTTGATCTGCCTCCTTACTGAAACTGAATAAGGTAATCTGTGCTTGATGTATTCCGGCAATGTGTTTGACCAAGGCAAGGTCATGACCGTTCTCCTCTTGGAAGTCCGAGACAATGGCAATGTGCTCGATGGCCTGTTTCCTCCTATCGCATTTCAGATTGAGGATGGGTATCTGGAGTTTGGATTTGATGCGCTCTGCCTTGGTCTTCCTGATCAGGTCTTTGAATTCTGTGCTCAATTCAGAAGACGTAAGGATGAGATCCACATTCCATCGCTTGATGCGGTCATTCAATATGGTCAAGCGATGGCCTACCACTACTTCGCGCTGCAAGGGGATTTCAGAATCGAACCTTGAGCGCATCCAATCTTCATTATTTCTTTTCTCCGCCAGAAAAGGAGATAGGTCGAATTCGGAACAGAAATCCAGAACTTCACCCGTCTGCTTGGTAGGAACCTCTGCAGGCACCTGAATGATGTTCATCACATAGAGTTCATCACCAGATGTGGTGACCTTGGAGGCATAATCCAATACACTGGGGAGTTCATCCTCATTGCGGATAAGAGCTAGTACATTCATAGTGCAAATGTCCGGTCATCCGCCCGAATTCCGCGTAACCAAGGTCACGGAAGGAAAAAGACTCAGGAATCCTTCTTGAATCCGTAGAAGAGTTGTCCGAAGAAGGTCTTTGGAAATCGCTCCAAGTTCTTGAATCCCAGTTTAATGTCCCGGCCACTGGAAGGAATGTATGATGTACGGAAAATGTAATCCCAAATGCTCAATGAGATTCCGAAATTGACTCCATGACGCCTATTTTCTGGCAATGCATAGGCATGGTGCCAGATATGCATGCGCGGATTGTTGAAGATGTATCGGAATGGTCCGTAGTCCCAATCGAGATTGGCATGGTTCAGATGTCCGATGGCGATGGCCAGATAGAAAGTGATATAGGCCATCTCCGGGGTGAATCCTCCGATGAGCATGACGGCAATATATTTCATCGGGGTGTAGAATACATTCTCCATCCAGTGATAGCGCAGGTGAGCAGCAAATCCCATCTGCTCGACCGAATGATGCACCTGATGGAATCTCCAAAGGAACTCATAGCGGTGCAGCATCACATGGGTGAACCACTGGATGAAATCCGTAGCGATAAAGAAGATGAGCAACTGCGACCAGACCGGCATGGCAGACAGATCCAGAAGGGAGAATCTACCGAGTTCATAACCCGTCAGGTCCTGGAAGAATGCCTCGGTCACATTGGAGAATGCAAAGAAGATGACCAGTTTGAAGATGTAGAAATTGAAGAACATGTAGAAGGCATCCAACCAGAAATCCTTTCTGAAGATGGGCTGGTCCTTGCGCCATGGAAAGAGTATCTCCAAGCCCCATACTACCAAGGACAGGATGATCAACCACCAGAAATAATTGACATACCAAGGATCCACCTGAAAGGTGATCTCGGCCCAGGTATATTCAGCGAACTGACGGAACGAATCCTTGAAGAGCGCTAGATATTCCGACCAGGGTCTCATCAGGCATCTTTGAATTCAAGGAACTCCACGCGGTTTCGGTGTTGTCGGATGATTCCATCTAGTTCCAGTTTCTTCATCAATCGGGAAATGACCACTCGGGATGAATGCAGGTCGGAGGCAATCTGATAATGGGTGGTCTTCAGCTCGGCACTATGGGTGACCATGGCCTTATCGCGGAGATACTTCGTTAATCGCTCTTCCATATTGTGGAAGGCGAGATTGTCGATGGCCTCGAGCATTTCGTTGAGGCGGGAGTTGTAGGATTCCAGAACGAAGTTTCTCCAGCCCTTGTAGCTCACCATCCATTCTTCCATCTTTTCTACGGGGATGAATAGCACTTCACTAGGTTCTTCTGTAATGGCCGAGATGGAGCTTTTGGTCTGTCGAGAACAGCAATTCAAGGTCATGGCACAGGTCTCTCCCAATTCCAAGTAGTAGAGTAAGAGTTCATCTCCCTTCTCATCTTCTGTCATGACTTTCAGGCTACCGGAGACGATCAAGGGCATATGGGTGATGTCCTGCCCGATATCCATCAAGAGCGAGTCTTCAGGGATGGTGCGCAATTCGCCCACCTTGCACATCTCTTTGATCAGCTCTTCTTCAAAGAGATAGGCAAATCGTTTGGAAAGGCGTTCGAAACAAGCTGTATCCATTGTGTTGGTCTTTTTAGCGACCGTGAAATTACTGCGAAGCTCCGATCGAGAAGGTGACTCAGGTAGCTTTCTGATCAGCCTACCAACTCTCCCTCGGCCATGCTCGCATAGATGGCCTTACGGGTCTCTTCTGAGACACTGACCAGAGGTAAGCGCACATGTCGTTCGCAGATTCCTAGGTATTGCAGGGCTTCTTTCACCCCACTTGGATTTCCTTCCACAAAAAGCAGATTGATGGTATCCAAAAGTTGGTAGTGATGGTGACGTGCGGTGACCATGTCACCCTTCCTGGCCGCATGGACCATCTTGGCATATGGATCCGGGAAGGCATTTCCCACTACAGAGATCACTCCTTTTCCACCAGCTGCTAGGATGGGAAGTCCAAGGGCGTCATCTCCGCTCAATACCGCAAATCCTTCTGGTGCATCTTGGATGATCTCCATGATCTGGACCATGTTGCCAGAAGCTTCTTTGACCGCTACCATGTGTGGGATCTCATCGGCCAATAACAAGGTGGTAGAGGCTTCGACATTGCTTGAAGTACGGGCGGGTACATTATACAGTATGAAGGGGAGAGAAGAGGCTTCTGCCACCTGCCTGTAGTGCGCCACTATACCCACTTGAGTGGGTTTGTTATAGGACGGACTCACAGAGAGAATGCCGGTCACTCCAGAGAGGTCACTCTCTTTGAGTTCTTTGACCACGGCCGCTGTATTGTTTCCTCCGATACCGAGTACTACAGGCCTGCGTCCGTTATTCACTTCGAGAACGAAATCCAGTGCCGCTCGTTTCTCCTCTGGACCCAAGACCGGGGATTCACCGGTGGTCCCGTGTACCACTAGATAGTCCACTCCCCCTTGGATCAGGTGCTCGACCAAGCGCTGGAGAGCGGGATAATCAATCTGCCCTTGGGCATTGAATGGGGTGACCATGGCCACTCCCAATCCTTCAAACGCGCTGCCGTTCCTCATGATGGTTGATTGCATTCAAGTAATGATTCATTTGTCTGATATACAGGTCGAGGGTGCTTTCTTCTTTCATATCGATGAGCAGGTCATAGCTTTCTCGCTGGAGATTCCTCCCTACTTTGAAACGCGCATGACTTCGTTCAAGTACGAAGCGAAGAGGGATATTATTCCCATCGCTCAAGTCTATCAGTATATCGAAATCCCGGGCCACAAAGGAATCCACCGCCTGCCCGCTGGGATAGCCGAACCAATTGACCTCCTTGGCCGTGAAATAGTCGTGCATGAGCACATGGGCATGATAGAATGGAGCTTCCTTGGCATCGATGTAGCCTAGGGCCAGTACTTTGGAGATGCCGTGTTCTTTCTTCAGATAATCCACGAAATGCTTGGCCAGGATGTACATGGACTCATTCTCCGAAGGATAGATCACACCGATGTCCCTCGCCTGGTGGTAATTGACCACTTTGCGTGAGCGGTCCTGTTTGATCTTCCTGAGCTTCGACTCAGCAAAGAAGTCCTTTATGTTCTGCCATACTCCCATTCAGGCGATCAATTGTTTGAATTCTTCTTCTGAGATGATCGGGATTCCCAGTCTTTCGGCCTTTTCCGATTTACTGGGTCCCATGTTATCTCCGGCCACCACATAATCCGTCTTTTTGGAGATGCTGCTCACATTGATCCCACCGTGTGATTCGATAGTGGCCTTGAGCTCATCGCGACTGAATGTATGAAATACGCCTGAGACCACGAATTTCTTGCCTTCCAGTCGATCGCTGTGCGGACCATCAGCTGCCTCGACCTCGGTCTGGAGTCCGTAGGTCATGAGCCTCTGGACCATCTCCCGATTGGCGGCTTCTTCAAAATAGTGCATCAGGCTCGCTGCGATCACTTCTCCGATGATATCGACTTGGAGTAGAGCCTCCTTGTCTGCCATCATAAGGGCATCCATGCTCTTGAAATGCTTGGCCAGTCTTTTAGCCACGGTCTCACCCACATGGCGGATCCCCAATCCGAAGAGCACGCGCTCAAAGGGTACCTGCTTGGACTTCTCTACACCGGCAAGTAGGTTCTTCACCGACTTATCGGCCAATCTCTCCAAACCGATGAGGTCGTCATAGCTCAGCGTATAGAGATCGGCAATGTCATGGATCAGGCCTTGACGATAGAGCAGCTCGATAGTCTCGGGACCCATGCCTTCGATATCCATGGCCCTGCGACTTATGAAGTGCTCGATGGCTCCTTTGATCTGAGGTGGGCAACCTGCGCGGTTCGGACAGTAGTGTTGGGCTTCACCCTCGGTACGCACGAGCGGGGTATTGCATTCCGGACAATTCTGGATGAACTGTACCGCTTGGGCACCGAGTGGGCGGTTGTCCATATCGACTCCGGTGATCTTGGGGATGATCTCACCTCCTTTCTCCACATATACTTGGTCCTCGATGTGTAGATCTAGTTTCTCTATCTGATCTGCATTGTGCAGTGAGGCCCTTTTGACAATAGTTCCGGCCAAGAGAACTGGATCCAGATTGGCCACCGGGGTGATGGCTCCAGTACGTCCTACCTGATAGGTCACCCGTTCCAATCGGGTCACGGCCTGCTCGGCTTTGAACTTGTATGCGATCGCCCAGCGGGGTGATTTGGCAGTAGATCCCAACTCGACCTGCTGGGTTTCATTGTCCACTTTGATGACAACACCATCGATCTCGAAGGGTAGCTGCGTGCGCTCCGTATCCCAGTGATGTATGAAATCCAGGATCTGTTCCTTGCCCTGACAGCGTTCGATAAATCGTTGATCGACCGAAGGCGTCTTGAATCCCCAAGCTTGAGCCTTGACCACTTTTTCGAAGTGGCTCTGGGGTAGGTCTTCATTGCTATAGATGCCGTAAAGGATACAGTCGAGCATCCGCTCGCTCACGATGCTACTGTCCTGGAGTTTGAGTGTGCCGGATGCAGTGTTCCGTGGATTCATATAGCGTTCTTCTCCAGCCGCTTCTCTGGCATCATTCAGTGCTTGGAAACGAGCGAGAGGTAGGAAAATCTCTCCGCGTATCTCGAAATCCTCAGGATAGTCATCGCCTTTAAGGGTGAGCGGAATAGTTCGTATGGTGCGCACATTCTCTGTAACTTCTTCTCCTTGGCTTCCATCGCCTCGAGTGATGGCCTGTACCAACTGACCATTCACATAGCGTATCCCGATAGCCACTCCATCGTACTTGAGCTCGCAGACAAATGTGACAACTTCACCTACTGCTTTCTGTACGCGGTCTATCCACTCCTGTATCTCCTCTTCGCTATACGAATTGGAGAGTGAGAGCATCGGAAAGCGATGTTTGACAGTAGGAAAATCCTTCGTGACCGTGCCTCCTACGCGTTTGGTCGGAGAATTGTCCGTCTGGAATTGGGGATATTCCTGTTCCAATTTCTCCAATTCCTTCAGCTTCTCATCGAAGACCGTATCGGAGATCACCGGTGTGTCGAGGACATAGTACCTGTAGTTGTGTTCCTCGAGTTCCTTTCTCAGATGTTCTATCTGCTCTTGTATTCCTTGCAGATCCATAGGTTTTCCTTGCATGGGTAAAGGTACATCTAAGGCTATTCCCTCGATGCCTTGACCATGCGATCTTTTCCTTGCATATCCCGCCTGATGATCACATCCTTGAAATCCTTTTGCATACATAGCTCACGTATGGCCTCTCCTTGCTCTTCATGGATCTCCCAGTAGATACTTCCGTTTTCCTTCAGATGATCGACCGCAAAATCGAGGATGGCCCTGTAGAAGACCAGCGGATCCTCATCGCGCACGAAGAGTGCTTGGTGGGGTTCATGGGCGAGAACATTCTCACGCATAGCCTGCTTATCGGACTCCAGCACATAGGGCGGATTGCTCACAATAACATCGAAAGATTCGTAATTCCCTTCCGGTCGGAGGATGTCGTCTTGCACGAGTTGGATATCCAACCCGGTGGCTCGCTGATTCTCCCGAGCGATCTCCAAGGCAGTGTCATCGACTTCTATGGCCTGGATTCTAGCAGAAGGAAGTTTGGATTTCAATGCGAGCGCGATACATCCGGTGCCGGTACCGATATCCAGTATGGCTTGAGCATTCTGCTGTTCAGAATGGATCCAATGCACCAGTTCCTCCGTCTCCGGTCGGGGAATGAGTGTACCGGACTGGGTTAGTAGGCGTAGACCACAGAAGCTCGTATGTCCGATGATGTATTGGAGTGGTGTGCCGGCCTTTAATGCTTTGATGGCATTCAGGAAACGGAGGATCTGGGATTCGGTCAATTTGGTATCCTCGGCCAGGGTGATCTGGAGTCTATCCAAGCCGATCAGGTCCTCAGCCAATCGCTGGAAGAGCGAGCGCCATTCCTCTTGAGGGTAGATACTATGGCGCATCGATTTCTCGAAAAACCGCTTCATCGTACTCAGTCGATTGTCCTCTACCTGCATCGGGCTAATTTAACCGATGTACTTTAGCCCCATGTCCCATGAATCGCTGATGAAACGCTGTCTGGACCTGGCGCAGAATGCTTGGCCGGCCTGTCGACCCAATCCCATGGTGGGGGCGCTGTTGGTGCATCGGGACCAAATCATCGCTGAAGGGTACACCTCTCCCTATGGAGGCCCGCATGCTGAAGTAAAGGCTATAGGAGGGGCACCGGAAGATGCTTTGACCGAAAGTACTTTGTATGTGAGCCTGGAGCCTTGCGCCCATCATGGCAAGACCCCGCCTTGTGTGGACCTTATCTTGGAGAAGGGCATTCCACGCGTAGTGATCGGATGCCGGGATCCCTTTAAGGAGGTCGATGGGCGTGGAATCGAAAAACTCAGGGCCGCAGGATTGGAGGTCACTGTGGGTGTTCTGGAAGAAGAATGCCGCTGGCAGAACAGGCGCTTCATGACGTTCCATGAGAAGAAGCGTCCTTACGTCATCCTCAAGTGGGCTGAATCATCAGATGGATATATCGATCGCCAACGCGAGGGAGGTAAGGCCAGCCAAATCTCCTCAGCAGCAAGCAGTCAGCAGGTACATCAGTGGCGTGCCGATGAGATGGCCATCCTCATAGGAGGGAGGACTGCCCGAATGGATGACCCTTCCTTGACCACACGCTTGGTCTCAGGTCCCTCTCCTGAGCGATTTGTGTGGACGAGCACGGATCTGCCTAGCGAGTCTACATTACATAGGTCCGGATATAAGGCCGTTCAGGCTACCTCAGTTACTGAGGTTCTGAAGGAATTGTATGACCAGGGGATGCAATCGGTTTTGATAGAAGGTGGGGCAGAGGTGCATCGTCAATTCCTAGAAGAAGGGCTCTACGATGAGGTGCGCAGGATCATCGGGTCTGGGTCTTTAGGAAAGGGAGTAGAAGCTCCTGTGATCGATGGTCTTCCTGATACTGAAACCGCCTCTGGAAGCGACCGCATTCTGACCTATCTCAATACCCTTTGAGGAAGACCACATTGTCCATGTAGTCATCGGGAATGCGTTCCATCTTCTTTAGGGGAAAAGGGTAGCCCTTAGGGGCATAGGCCTGGAAGCCCTCGCTTGCCATGAAGTCCAGATAGTCCTTCTTGGTGTGTCCTGAGATGCTGGTATTGTGATCTAACTCGAGTACTACAGCCATCTTGGGATTGCGCTTCAAGGTCTCCTTGGCTCCGAGCAGCACTTTCATCTCATGTCCTTCCACGTCTATTTTCAAGATGTCCACGCGCTCCACTTGATGGCGTTCGCAATGCAGGTCCAAAGTGGTCAAGGAGACCCGCTCAGAATCGCCCAGATGCTGATGTTTGTTGAAAGAGGAAGAACCTAGGGATTGAATGTGGATGTCCAATTCCTCTTCGAGATCGGAAAGTCCCTTGGGTACCACGGTCACATTCTTGTAGCCATTGAGTTCCACATTCTTGTATAGGTATTTCAACGTCCGTGGATTGGGTTCAAAACTGATGCATTGCTTGACATGCGGTGCCAGATTGAGCGTATAGGCGCCTATGTTGGTCCCCACATCCACAAAGGTCATGTCCTTCTTCGCCAGAGCGATGAGTTGCTTCACAGTGTTCCTCTCGTACATGCCCATGGTATAGATCTTACGCATGACATGGTCCTGAAAGCTCAGCAGATAGCGTGTTCCATTGGAACCGGTGAATTCGAAATCCGAGTTATCGTCAGGGAGTTGGATGCGTTTCTCCAGAATTCCTTTACCCGTATCGATGGGAAAGTGGCGGAGGTATTTAAGGATGAGTTTCTCGAACATGGGCAAATGTTGCGGCTAAGATAATCGCTAGTCCGAGCCAGCATGTTCCGATGCTATGCGATAGTAGACGAATTCCTGCTCGCGTGTCCTGCCGTCCTGACTGCCGCTGATGCTGACCCGGAATTTATCCGCGTGAATGAGGGTGTAGCGTATGTGCTGCGGAAATTCCTGCGCGACATTCTGAAATAGAATATGTGTGTCACTGATCTCGGTAGCCTCGAAACGGATAGGACGCGTGGTATTATGCTCGCGAAGTATAGTCCCTGTATAGATGACCTTGTCTCCTTCTCTTTGGATATCGATACGCTGTACTTGCTCGGGTTCCCATCCGGCATGACTGACCACATCCACCTGATAGGCACCTTGTCCGATGTTCTCCCAGTGCTCTTTGATCTCCGTCCCGGTGAATTCCCAATCACCACACATGCGGTCCATGAAATGCAGATACGGATCGGATGAACCGCAGGAGACGAGTGTGAAGACGATGAGTATCAGCAGGAAGGATCGATACATAGGATGACGAAAATACATTCCCTTTCAAGCACGATATGAGCCAATATGACATGAATAATTCAACAATTCTCCAACAAACACGCCATAATGGCAGATAGATTTCAATGGTATATGCTTTGAATATCCATGAGCGAGCGAGAAGCTCAGAGCACATTGAAACACGAATCACACTTAAAAAAAACAATACGAAAATGACATACACAGTAAGCAGAAGAAGACCCGCATTTCCATCGCTATTCGATGACTTCTTCAACAACGACCT
The DNA window shown above is from Flavobacteriales bacterium and carries:
- a CDS encoding class I SAM-dependent methyltransferase — translated: MTDKITYNPEELKQKWEQVYHDRTTEQLGWYEEDPRPSLDLIQRSGIAKTARQLHVGVGSSTLIDRLLDEGYQGITASDLSTASMQILRERLADRQTLVEWIEDDLLHPEHLRDLGPVDLWHDRAVLHFFNEDDEKKAYTELLDHLLAVGGHVIIGVFHKDGSKICNNLPVHGYDSDSLVELLGPDYSLIESFDYTYINPRGEDRPYVYALFKRIDS
- a CDS encoding YeeE/YedE family protein, giving the protein MNYIKYILLGILFGVLMTKAEIVSWYRIYEMFRFDAFHMYGIIGSAVVLGILAVQWIKRSQLKNINGDEIRFSPKNRSIARYLVGGTFFGLGWALVGACPGPMFVLVGHGYVAILVVIVGALLGTLVYGMLRNKLPH
- a CDS encoding YeeE/YedE family protein; the encoded protein is MDFISQPWPWYVAGPLIALTMFLLLYFGKNFGMSANLRTMCTIGGAGKLSDFFQFDWKGQRWNLAFVLGAILGGFIASTYLSNGEAIELADSTKEALASMGFSSIGENFLPSEIFSKEQLFNLPGLLILLGGGFLVGFGARYAGGCTSGHAISGLSDLQIPSLIAVIGFFIGGLTMTYFILPIIF
- a CDS encoding sterol desaturase family protein, encoding MRPWSEYLALFKDSFRQFAEYTWAEITFQVDPWYVNYFWWLIILSLVVWGLEILFPWRKDQPIFRKDFWLDAFYMFFNFYIFKLVIFFAFSNVTEAFFQDLTGYELGRFSLLDLSAMPVWSQLLIFFIATDFIQWFTHVMLHRYEFLWRFHQVHHSVEQMGFAAHLRYHWMENVFYTPMKYIAVMLIGGFTPEMAYITFYLAIAIGHLNHANLDWDYGPFRYIFNNPRMHIWHHAYALPENRRHGVNFGISLSIWDYIFRTSYIPSSGRDIKLGFKNLERFPKTFFGQLFYGFKKDS
- a CDS encoding Crp/Fnr family transcriptional regulator, whose protein sequence is MDTACFERLSKRFAYLFEEELIKEMCKVGELRTIPEDSLLMDIGQDITHMPLIVSGSLKVMTEDEKGDELLLYYLELGETCAMTLNCCSRQTKSSISAITEEPSEVLFIPVEKMEEWMVSYKGWRNFVLESYNSRLNEMLEAIDNLAFHNMEERLTKYLRDKAMVTHSAELKTTHYQIASDLHSSRVVISRLMKKLELDGIIRQHRNRVEFLEFKDA
- a CDS encoding 4-hydroxy-tetrahydrodipicolinate synthase encodes the protein MRNGSAFEGLGVAMVTPFNAQGQIDYPALQRLVEHLIQGGVDYLVVHGTTGESPVLGPEEKRAALDFVLEVNNGRRPVVLGIGGNNTAAVVKELKESDLSGVTGILSVSPSYNKPTQVGIVAHYRQVAEASSLPFILYNVPARTSSNVEASTTLLLADEIPHMVAVKEASGNMVQIMEIIQDAPEGFAVLSGDDALGLPILAAGGKGVISVVGNAFPDPYAKMVHAARKGDMVTARHHHYQLLDTINLLFVEGNPSGVKEALQYLGICERHVRLPLVSVSEETRKAIYASMAEGELVG
- the ligA gene encoding NAD-dependent DNA ligase LigA encodes the protein MQEQIEHLRKELEEHNYRYYVLDTPVISDTVFDEKLKELEKLEQEYPQFQTDNSPTKRVGGTVTKDFPTVKHRFPMLSLSNSYSEEEIQEWIDRVQKAVGEVVTFVCELKYDGVAIGIRYVNGQLVQAITRGDGSQGEEVTENVRTIRTIPLTLKGDDYPEDFEIRGEIFLPLARFQALNDAREAAGEERYMNPRNTASGTLKLQDSSIVSERMLDCILYGIYSNEDLPQSHFEKVVKAQAWGFKTPSVDQRFIERCQGKEQILDFIHHWDTERTQLPFEIDGVVIKVDNETQQVELGSTAKSPRWAIAYKFKAEQAVTRLERVTYQVGRTGAITPVANLDPVLLAGTIVKRASLHNADQIEKLDLHIEDQVYVEKGGEIIPKITGVDMDNRPLGAQAVQFIQNCPECNTPLVRTEGEAQHYCPNRAGCPPQIKGAIEHFISRRAMDIEGMGPETIELLYRQGLIHDIADLYTLSYDDLIGLERLADKSVKNLLAGVEKSKQVPFERVLFGLGIRHVGETVAKRLAKHFKSMDALMMADKEALLQVDIIGEVIAASLMHYFEEAANREMVQRLMTYGLQTEVEAADGPHSDRLEGKKFVVSGVFHTFSRDELKATIESHGGINVSSISKKTDYVVAGDNMGPSKSEKAERLGIPIISEEEFKQLIA
- the prmC gene encoding peptide chain release factor N(5)-glutamine methyltransferase, with product MQVEDNRLSTMKRFFEKSMRHSIYPQEEWRSLFQRLAEDLIGLDRLQITLAEDTKLTESQILRFLNAIKALKAGTPLQYIIGHTSFCGLRLLTQSGTLIPRPETEELVHWIHSEQQNAQAILDIGTGTGCIALALKSKLPSARIQAIEVDDTALEIARENQRATGLDIQLVQDDILRPEGNYESFDVIVSNPPYVLESDKQAMRENVLAHEPHQALFVRDEDPLVFYRAILDFAVDHLKENGSIYWEIHEEQGEAIRELCMQKDFKDVIIRRDMQGKDRMVKASRE
- the ribD gene encoding bifunctional diaminohydroxyphosphoribosylaminopyrimidine deaminase/5-amino-6-(5-phosphoribosylamino)uracil reductase RibD; the protein is MKRCLDLAQNAWPACRPNPMVGALLVHRDQIIAEGYTSPYGGPHAEVKAIGGAPEDALTESTLYVSLEPCAHHGKTPPCVDLILEKGIPRVVIGCRDPFKEVDGRGIEKLRAAGLEVTVGVLEEECRWQNRRFMTFHEKKRPYVILKWAESSDGYIDRQREGGKASQISSAASSQQVHQWRADEMAILIGGRTARMDDPSLTTRLVSGPSPERFVWTSTDLPSESTLHRSGYKAVQATSVTEVLKELYDQGMQSVLIEGGAEVHRQFLEEGLYDEVRRIIGSGSLGKGVEAPVIDGLPDTETASGSDRILTYLNTL
- a CDS encoding FkbM family methyltransferase, with translation MFEKLILKYLRHFPIDTGKGILEKRIQLPDDNSDFEFTGSNGTRYLLSFQDHVMRKIYTMGMYERNTVKQLIALAKKDMTFVDVGTNIGAYTLNLAPHVKQCISFEPNPRTLKYLYKNVELNGYKNVTVVPKGLSDLEEELDIHIQSLGSSSFNKHQHLGDSERVSLTTLDLHCERHQVERVDILKIDVEGHEMKVLLGAKETLKRNPKMAVVLELDHNTSISGHTKKDYLDFMASEGFQAYAPKGYPFPLKKMERIPDDYMDNVVFLKGY